In the Ignisphaera sp. genome, one interval contains:
- a CDS encoding GNAT family N-acetyltransferase: MEESDSDSEDDSSSDKCLDISIRRARISDVDNIFRIYSESIQYLDLESKEWIAGVIRKRSRRIRIYVAIHNKSVAGFAIVYKKRDKAYVDALAIDEMFRGRGIGECLLRNVEEALAGEGVEKIYLTVKNHNNRALGMYVKNGYRISNVILVLEAKLSSIDISVDKKVLERTRISVDSVKRASIPRVKLLDLTMWNNFTWDVDEAIYRLSGEEVTIITVYKGRRIAGVAQLSTASSKIVVERLALSYYRPTESLKVLIDSVKRFADRGIDTSIVIPVDSSKTSLLKTLISMGFRIVDSEYVLYKDVGEEQEKNISSVALAKHV, from the coding sequence ATGGAGGAATCGGATTCAGATTCAGAAGATGATTCGTCTAGCGATAAATGTTTGGATATCTCCATTAGAAGAGCCAGAATTTCTGATGTTGACAACATATTTAGGATATATAGCGAGAGTATTCAGTATCTCGATTTGGAGAGCAAAGAGTGGATAGCCGGTGTTATTAGGAAGAGGAGCAGGAGGATCAGAATATATGTTGCCATCCACAACAAGAGTGTGGCAGGCTTTGCCATAGTTTATAAGAAGAGAGATAAGGCATATGTCGACGCCCTTGCCATAGACGAGATGTTTAGGGGGAGGGGAATAGGAGAGTGCCTGCTTAGAAACGTTGAAGAGGCGTTGGCTGGTGAGGGTGTTGAGAAAATCTATCTAACTGTGAAAAACCATAATAATAGGGCTCTTGGAATGTATGTAAAGAACGGCTATAGAATATCAAATGTCATTCTAGTTCTAGAGGCAAAGCTAAGTAGCATAGATATTAGCGTAGATAAGAAGGTTTTGGAGAGGACTAGGATAAGCGTTGACAGCGTCAAGAGAGCGTCTATTCCAAGAGTCAAACTACTTGATTTGACCATGTGGAACAACTTCACATGGGATGTAGACGAAGCTATATATAGGCTTAGCGGAGAGGAGGTAACGATAATAACAGTTTACAAGGGTAGGAGAATAGCTGGGGTTGCACAGCTATCTACCGCCAGTAGCAAGATTGTTGTTGAGAGATTGGCACTATCCTACTACAGACCAACAGAATCTCTAAAGGTGTTGATAGACTCTGTAAAGAGGTTTGCTGATAGAGGCATAGACACAAGCATTGTTATACCAGTAGACTCTTCAAAGACATCGCTACTCAAAACACTTATATCGATGGGCTTTAGAATAGTTGATAGCGAGTATGTGCTCTACAAAGATGTTGGAGAAGAGCAAGAGAAGAATATAAGCAGTGTAGCATTAGCCAAACATGTTTAA
- a CDS encoding archaellin/type IV pilin N-terminal domain-containing protein, translating into MKMRTRLLRGIVGIEAAIVLIAFVVVAAALAFVALNMGFYTTQRSKEVMAQGLAQASSSLEVDGTVLAKVGTTNQEVICVIIPVRLSAGQKDVDLTPGKADIATWVINKIAGTNLYNDTKQAVTNLTKAINNLGKTGTYSYNITNLCMLAGHVTNGVAVVWSPNNNGDTVLQPGEKVLIVVNFTKLAEDLGHASIKGLNPYDVFKVEIKPPIGAALTVERTVPASLAYSVIDLG; encoded by the coding sequence ATGAAGATGAGAACGAGACTGTTGAGGGGTATTGTGGGTATAGAGGCTGCTATAGTGCTAATAGCATTTGTCGTAGTGGCTGCTGCACTAGCCTTTGTAGCACTAAACATGGGCTTTTACACAACACAAAGAAGCAAAGAGGTCATGGCCCAGGGCCTCGCACAAGCAAGCAGCTCACTAGAAGTAGACGGAACAGTACTAGCAAAGGTAGGTACAACTAACCAAGAAGTAATATGTGTCATAATACCAGTTAGACTATCAGCAGGACAAAAAGACGTCGATTTGACACCAGGAAAAGCAGACATAGCAACATGGGTAATAAACAAGATAGCTGGCACAAACCTCTATAACGATACGAAGCAAGCAGTCACCAATCTTACTAAGGCAATTAATAACCTTGGAAAAACTGGGACTTACAGCTATAACATAACGAATCTCTGTATGCTAGCAGGACACGTGACCAATGGTGTTGCAGTAGTGTGGAGTCCCAACAACAACGGTGATACAGTGCTCCAGCCGGGTGAGAAAGTCTTGATTGTTGTCAACTTCACAAAGCTGGCTGAAGATCTTGGCCACGCAAGTATAAAGGGTCTCAACCCGTACGACGTCTTTAAGGTTGAGATTAAGCCTCCGATTGGTGCTGCTCTAACTGTTGAGAGGACTGTTCCAGCGTCTTTAGCGTATAGTGTCATAGATCTTGGCTAG
- a CDS encoding DUF134 domain-containing protein: MPRRFRRGWMGGFGVRTPPARCSIPIEDTVFIPVKPVESLSFGDYIEIYDYEVEALVHIHVEGLSMEEAANRMGLSKATFWRILEGARFKVAKALAERKPMKLVSTRQMVDDNKSLLTEKQVSSTGDENELVE, from the coding sequence GTGCCTAGGCGATTCAGAAGAGGCTGGATGGGTGGATTCGGTGTTAGAACACCCCCCGCAAGGTGTAGTATACCCATTGAAGACACTGTATTCATACCTGTTAAACCTGTTGAAAGCCTGAGCTTCGGCGACTACATAGAGATCTACGATTACGAGGTTGAGGCCCTTGTCCACATACATGTTGAGGGGCTTTCCATGGAGGAGGCTGCGAATAGAATGGGCCTGTCAAAAGCAACCTTTTGGAGAATTCTAGAGGGCGCTAGATTCAAGGTTGCCAAGGCGCTAGCTGAGAGAAAGCCTATGAAACTTGTTTCAACTAGGCAGATGGTCGATGATAATAAGAGCTTATTAACCGAGAAACAGGTTTCAAGTACTGGTGACGAAAATGAGTTGGTGGAATAG
- a CDS encoding phospholipase D-like domain-containing protein, producing MVSAVASKMFVVFVFGLLIGFAIAFAAMRVVEQRGAVATQTCVATLTQTQAMYVELQTPVHVASLATIVNASVSSVGFGCGVGVLVDKSYFQAVQSLLERANKSIYIVMYAMKYDPAEPGDPVNELLDIVVNKSRYGVDVKIVVDDVTYKDYPDTIAFLLRNNISVRLDESSGRTTHAKLVIVDNRTAVLGSHNWTESALQLNHEASVEIDCPDAVRTLLNYFDSLWAGGRTIKQ from the coding sequence GTGGTAAGTGCTGTGGCTTCGAAAATGTTTGTTGTGTTTGTGTTTGGGCTGTTGATAGGATTTGCAATAGCCTTTGCAGCCATGCGTGTTGTGGAGCAACGAGGGGCTGTGGCTACACAGACGTGTGTAGCGACATTGACTCAAACCCAGGCAATGTATGTAGAGCTGCAAACGCCTGTCCACGTCGCGTCGCTTGCCACGATAGTGAACGCTTCTGTGTCTTCGGTGGGGTTTGGGTGTGGGGTTGGTGTTCTGGTTGATAAGAGCTATTTCCAGGCTGTTCAAAGCCTTCTTGAAAGAGCCAACAAAAGTATCTACATAGTTATGTATGCTATGAAATATGATCCTGCAGAGCCTGGCGACCCTGTCAACGAGCTTCTCGACATAGTTGTTAATAAGAGTAGGTATGGGGTTGATGTGAAGATAGTGGTGGATGATGTGACGTACAAGGACTATCCAGATACCATAGCCTTTCTGCTTAGAAACAACATAAGTGTTAGACTCGACGAGTCTAGTGGTAGGACAACCCACGCCAAGCTGGTTATAGTAGATAATAGAACGGCTGTTCTTGGAAGCCACAACTGGACTGAGAGTGCTCTTCAGCTCAACCACGAAGCATCTGTAGAGATAGACTGTCCAGATGCCGTCAGAACCCTTCTAAACTACTTCGATAGCCTGTGGGCGGGTGGAAGAACAATCAAGCAGTAG
- a CDS encoding DUF3096 domain-containing protein, whose product MTQLAEKTVQEMLKKYFGVSAPRLVIGVLMIIFGILIIVFPELIAWLIGIYLLVSGILTVVDEMMRGRKLSEASK is encoded by the coding sequence GTGACACAATTGGCTGAAAAGACTGTCCAGGAAATGCTCAAAAAATACTTTGGTGTAAGTGCCCCAAGGCTTGTCATAGGAGTGCTGATGATAATTTTTGGGATACTGATTATAGTGTTTCCAGAACTAATAGCATGGCTCATAGGCATATACTTGCTAGTATCTGGCATACTAACTGTTGTTGATGAGATGATGAGAGGCCGGAAGCTTTCAGAGGCGTCGAAATAG
- the nagA gene encoding N-acetylglucosamine-6-phosphate deacetylase produces MPGFVDTHTHGVGGFDITASPLPETVIEMARRFVRYGVTGFLPTTVSAPHETLVRACRAVREASKLWKPSIGSRVLGIHLEGPYISREVAGAQNTEFVRLPSVEEFKVYYEESGGLLKQITIAPELPGAAKLIEFAKGLGVTVSAGHTDAGYEVGLEAVRLGVSKATHLFNGMRRFHHRDPGVALALIQSPNVYLEIIADFIHLHPAVVKMVVDYATPRRIVLVTDSIAATGLGDGVYNLGGLEVVVERGVCRLAKTGGLAGSTLTIDKAFRNIVSLGYTLREASMMASYNPAKSIRLGINIGDIAPGYRADFVVVDDRLDIVKTVIDGEIVYER; encoded by the coding sequence TTGCCAGGTTTTGTCGATACCCATACCCACGGTGTTGGAGGTTTCGATATAACTGCTAGCCCGTTGCCTGAGACTGTTATTGAGATGGCTAGGAGGTTTGTGAGGTATGGGGTTACGGGCTTTCTTCCAACAACTGTTTCCGCACCTCATGAAACCCTTGTAAGGGCTTGTAGAGCTGTTAGAGAGGCTTCAAAGCTTTGGAAACCATCTATTGGTTCTAGGGTTCTTGGTATACATCTAGAGGGGCCCTATATCAGTCGTGAGGTGGCTGGGGCCCAGAACACAGAGTTTGTTAGACTTCCATCTGTAGAGGAGTTCAAGGTCTACTACGAGGAGTCTGGGGGCTTGCTGAAGCAGATTACCATAGCGCCTGAGCTGCCGGGGGCTGCAAAGCTTATAGAGTTTGCTAAGGGCTTGGGGGTCACCGTTAGCGCTGGACATACAGACGCTGGCTATGAGGTTGGCTTAGAGGCTGTTAGACTAGGTGTTTCGAAGGCTACACATCTGTTCAATGGCATGAGGCGGTTTCACCATAGAGACCCTGGGGTTGCTCTAGCCCTTATCCAGTCTCCAAATGTCTATCTAGAGATTATAGCTGACTTCATACATCTCCACCCAGCAGTCGTTAAGATGGTTGTAGACTATGCGACGCCTAGGAGAATAGTTCTGGTTACAGACTCCATAGCGGCTACAGGGCTTGGCGATGGCGTCTACAATCTCGGTGGTCTAGAAGTTGTTGTTGAGAGGGGTGTATGCAGATTGGCGAAGACAGGTGGTTTAGCTGGGAGCACGCTGACCATAGATAAAGCGTTTAGAAACATTGTGTCGCTTGGATACACACTAAGAGAAGCCTCTATGATGGCTAGCTACAACCCCGCTAAGAGCATAAGGCTTGGGATAAACATTGGAGATATTGCGCCAGGCTATAGGGCAGACTTTGTAGTTGTTGATGATAGGCTAGACATTGTTAAAACTGTTATCGATGGAGAGATTGTTTATGAGAGGTAA
- a CDS encoding NifB/NifX family molybdenum-iron cluster-binding protein has protein sequence MKRTVIVAIPVAGSGQNPYVFPHFGGAPFFAIVEIDGNSFRVAKMLKNEHVVHGHGQGHGHLIIEELARQGVEAVVVASIGQGAFYQLRSLGMKIYVLPKREKGLYNLEEAIKMLIENRISEVLEPVEHEDHVHNH, from the coding sequence ATGAAGAGGACAGTTATTGTAGCAATACCTGTGGCAGGCTCTGGCCAAAACCCATATGTTTTTCCACATTTTGGCGGAGCACCGTTCTTTGCAATAGTTGAGATAGACGGGAATAGCTTTAGAGTAGCAAAAATGCTCAAGAACGAACATGTTGTCCATGGTCACGGCCAAGGACATGGACATCTGATAATAGAGGAGCTTGCTAGACAGGGAGTAGAAGCTGTGGTTGTTGCCAGCATTGGCCAGGGGGCCTTCTACCAGCTGAGAAGCTTGGGGATGAAAATCTATGTCTTGCCAAAGAGAGAAAAAGGGTTGTACAATCTGGAGGAGGCTATAAAGATGCTCATAGAGAACAGAATCAGCGAGGTGCTAGAGCCTGTGGAGCATGAAGATCATGTGCATAACCACTAA